The segment TGTGGACATATCCACATTTTGATTTTGTGGACTTCTGATAGTTTTTTTTCAGACATAGTACTTTAGACCAAAAAGCCCCTCTAACCACTTAAGTATTTTATGTTTCTTAATGTTTACTGTGGAGGAggtattgttttatttgttcaaGTACTAGTCTCAAATTTCTGTTGTGTGTTACTAAAATATTTAATGACATCatttttttctgtgcatttaTGAATAATATCCTAAAAGTGCttgtgtttataaaaacaaaaaccccaggacaGATATATAATTTCTACCTAGGACGCAGATATTTAACTCTTagtaaaaattaataatgaagtaatatatttgatatttttcagTCAGATGTTTTGAAGTAATTCAGAAGGGAtatgagtttttcttttcataaacataaacacaaaatagAATTAATCCATTGAAACtgaattttagaaagaaagaacatttaaGATAAGAATGATTATGTGGGGGtatgataaatataaatatgttgcCTCCTAATGATAAAGAATTTTAATGACATGAGCCAAGTATTGCCACAGAAGACTGCTGTAACTCAACTGTCATTCTTTCACTGCCTTAGCCAATAGTCAATTTCATACATAATACCATAAACTCAATGGCACACATGCATCCCATGTATTttacatatttctagttaatttcAAATGAATATGTGACTATTTTTACTGTTTCATCAAAGCATTTGGTAATTATTTACTGTCTTAGCAAACATTCAAAACCCAGAGGTAAAAAACTCTCTTGGTGAGAATATGACAATAGTACATCTCATTTATGGGAGATGACTTCTCATGAACATATGAAGAGTTTATGAGCTCCCAGCTTCTTTGGTCATCTCAATCACATTACACAGGTCATTTCGATCTTAGGGGGTGGGGGCAATACAATCCAGTGCAGGATTGTCCTTTTATTGACTGCAAATAATATCTGTAAATTGCTGTCCTTATAAGCACTGTAACCTTTTACAGAACACACACTGAAAATCACAAGTATGCTCTGGTCTTGGCGTTTTCCATAAATGAAGTCAACAGGAACTCTGATCTTTTGCCAAATATGTCTCTAATATTTACATTCTCAGCCCTGATTTGTGATTATGAATCCCAATTAAAAAGTCTCATTCATTTGAGTttacaaaatcatgaaattttccCTAATTACATCTGTAATGATGACGTCTGTGCAGTGGCACTTACAGGACTAAACTGGACAACAACTCTGACACTTTATACAATCCTAAACAACTTCATATCTCATcaggtaaatgtgtgtgtgtgtgtgtgtgtgtgtgtgtgtgtgtgtgtgtgtgtgtattcgggGCAGGGAGGAACCCATGAAATCAGATATCATGGGTACTCCCATAGTCTTATTAAGCCTGAGCCAATCTATGTAGTTCAAGGGTACTATTCAGAGCCTTGATGGAGCTTTCAAATGTCCTTTCATGATATAGAGAAGATGGAAGAAATAATAGCTAGcttatttttctagaaatttgCAGAAAACTATGTTTATAAGTTCTTAGGAATTCATTCTACCTCATGCTGCTTCCTGTGTTCTAGTTCCTTCATCTTACTTATGGACCCTTTCATCCTGTCCTGAGTGATCATGAAGAATTTCCCTATCTATATCAGATGGCCTCTGAGGATACATCTCTAGCCCTTGCCATGGTCTCCTTCATAATTCATTTCAGTTGGAACTGGGTAGGGTTGGCCATCTCAGACAATGATAAAGGTATCCAATTTCTTTCCTATTTgagaagagagatggaaaaaaatacaGTCTGCTTTGCTTTTGTCAGCATGATTCCAGTCAATATGCATTTATACATGACAAGAACTGAAGTGTATTACAATCAAATCATGACATCATCTACAAATGTTGTTATCATATATGGTGACACAGACAGTACTTTAGCTGTGAGTTTTAGAATGTGGGAATCTCTAGATATAAAGAGAATATGGGTCACCACCTCACAGTGGGCTATTACTACTGGTAAGAAAGACTTCACATTTAATAACTTGTATGGGACATTTGCTTTTGGACACCACCATGGTGAGATTTCTGGTTTTAAAAACTTTGTCCAGACATTGAACCTGTTAAAATACTCAGATGAATATCTGGTAAAGCTGGAATGGATGTACTTTAACTGTGAAGTCTCAGCACCTAAATGTAAGACACTGAAGAACTGCTCTTCCAATCACCCATTGGAATGGTTAATGGTACGTACTTTTGACATGGCCTTTACTGAAGGGAGTTATGCCATATACAATGCTGTATATGCTGTTGCCCATGCACTCCATGAGCTGACTTTTCAAAAATTTGATAATCTGCCCACTGACAATGTGAAAGAACAAAATTATGCCTGCAACAAGGTAGTTATTCttatattataatatttcatGTTATCAATGTCTTTAAGAGTCTTTTAGATGCCCAAACCAAGTgtgctagaaaatattttctaaaatagagTGATTTATGGATACTTTTCCTACTGATCATGTAAATCTAGAAGTTTGTATAAATCTCTAATGTAAAGGGAATAGAGTAGAAGGCATAATTTGTCAATGTAGCACTGTGATTTTGATACAGATTACTTGACTATCATCACACATATTCTAAAACTGAAAACATATGCAGTCCTTCCTCATGAACCCACTCAGTGATGAATCCTTGATCATTGATTATCAAATATAACTATCTTTAGAGATCCCAAATTATGCTGTTCTCACTGTAGATGAGGGATATCACTTCTGTGtttctgtatatctgtgtgtatatctctatATGACTATAATGTGTATATCTAtctgcatatacattatatatgtacatatatactatatatacatacacatatacattacacacacacacacacacacacacatatatatatatacatatattgtaattttgtttatttacctaTATGTCTGTCTATGGCAGTTAACATAAATTTGTGAGTGCTTCAATTGCTTTGTCTAAGTCTATATTCCTGTGTATATTTATCAATGCATGTGGATGTATGTTTTGTGTATGTTCTTTCACTTATGTATAACTGTTTTGCTTGCCTGTGTCTTTGTAAGTGAGCATAAATTTGTCTGTGTGACAATGTCACGCTGTGCAGATGtcagtatatgtgtatgtcttcTGATGTATATTCCTCTGTACGTGTGTTTccatgtggttttgtgtgtgcacCTAGATAATTGTTTTGTGATTTTGTGTCTGTTTGACTATTTGATGCATATTCTGTCTCAGTGTATATctgtatattcatatgtgtgtttgggcatgtatgtgtatattgtgtAAATAACTGTGTGCTCCAGCCATGTGTGTATTTCTATACCGATGCGAGTAtctctctatgtgtctgtatgtttcaTATTGTAAAtacatgtttgtgtttgtttcctaATTTCCTCTTAGAAATCTAAAATAACAGAAACATTATACTTTTGTTCATCTCTTTGCTTTCACTGAGATTTTTCACCTGCATACTATCAATAAAGTTGCCATAAAGATGAAATGAGAatacattttcttactttaagacaGAACATATACTCTATAGTATGCTGCCTATCTTTCAGCTGGGTTCCTTCCTGAGAAAGATCCACTTCACTAATCCTGTTGAGGACAGAGTGAATATGAACCAAAGAAACAAGCTTCAGGAAAATTATGACATTTTCTATGTTTGGAATTTTCCACAGGGACTTGGACTTAAAGTGAAAATAGGAATATTTAGTCCCTATATTATAAATGGTCAACAGCTACATTTGTCTGAAGATATGCTAGAGTGGGCAAGAGGAAGTACACAGGTGGGCTTGGCCTAACTGAACTAAATTAAATGACACTGTCAAGTATGTGCATCCAACTTTCCTTGAAAGTGGTGAAATGAAATTGATTGTCAAATGAGAGACTAATTTATATCCTCCTAAACtaagtttcttcttttcatttttcagatGAGTTTTTAGTAATTCACTGAGGATTTCTaacatgcatacaatgtatttgtATCATATCAGAACCTGTTTCTTACCTTAAACATTAATGTAAATTGTCTTAGAAAACAGTTTGATATTATTTTCAGTAAAGTTAGCAATATGCTATTGGTTCTATTTTTATTGCTATAGAGTGATTTCTACTCTTATGGTAAACCTCTTCAAAAGATGCTTAAAGACTCttgcttattgtaaatatagagTAAATTCAACACAATCAAGTAACTGATTTTTATAATGTTCTCTTAAGCCTGTTTACCAACTAGTCCTAAATTTCCAACACCTCTAACTAACCATATATTAACATTCTATGACATTTAAATACTTTATGAACTATATcttgtttttcagttttgaaaaatatgggtatgggtgtttttttttttctgcatgtgtaTCAGTGCAACACCTGCATGTATGGTATAGGCAGATGGCTGAAGAGTTACTCTAATCTCAGAGCACTTGAAAGAGCTCCATCCCACTAAGTAGGTGCTAAAAATCAAATCTGGGACCCCTTCACTGGTAGCAATTACTCTTGAGAGCTGAGCTATATCTGCAGCCCTGACTCATACCTGTAAAAATAATGTTGactaaaggaaaatatttggTCCCACTAATTCTTgcacaatcattcaaacaaagaaatatttgcaTAGTTTCCTTCTCAATATAGGGAGAAATTGGTAGTAATTGCCTTTTGAGGAAATTTGAAAATCAATAATCTCATCTGCATTCTAAGTATATTATAGGTATAAACTCTAATACACTTGATTTTAATGTGTCATATTCAAACTGTTCCAAAACAAAGTTGATTTAATGTCTTCAAGTTTGATATGAAGTGATTCCCAGGTTTCTCAAACAGTGTGAAAAGTATAGTTGCTATGGTTCCTCTATGTGAGTAAGAATGCAATTCTTAGAGAAAAGAGCATAAGAAATAAAAGTGTAGTTACAGAGCTACATATACGTTTAGAAGATAGCATTGAGATTTTAAGAAATTCAACCAGTGTTCTATTCACATATATCTTAATTCCAATGTggaaactaataaataaaaacatgaagaTATCAGGAAAATATGATTCCAAACCTTGTAGTCATAGATTGAAGTGAGACTATATTTAATGTTATActaaacaaagaatcaaagaatgattataagaatgtttaaaaaaatcaaagatggcAGTAACTACCTCTGGGAGAATACAATGAAAGTATGAAAAC is part of the Mus musculus strain C57BL/6J chromosome 17, GRCm38.p6 C57BL/6J genome and harbors:
- the Vmn2r113 gene encoding vomeronasal receptor Vmn2r113 precursor encodes the protein MFTLILLFLLLNIPLIVADFIDPRCFWRIKQNKDEDGNLGSGCSFFIQAVQWPVEKEYFSSILNTQTHTENHKYALVLAFSINEVNRNSDLLPNMSLIFTFSALICDYESQLKSLIHLSLQNHEIFPNYICNDDVCAVALTGLNWTTTLTLYTILNNFISHQFLHLTYGPFHPVLSDHEEFPYLYQMASEDTSLALAMVSFIIHFSWNWVGLAISDNDKGIQFLSYLRREMEKNTVCFAFVSMIPVNMHLYMTRTEVYYNQIMTSSTNVVIIYGDTDSTLAVSFRMWESLDIKRIWVTTSQWAITTGKKDFTFNNLYGTFAFGHHHGEISGFKNFVQTLNLLKYSDEYLVKLEWMYFNCEVSAPKCKTLKNCSSNHPLEWLMVRTFDMAFTEGSYAIYNAVYAVAHALHELTFQKFDNLPTDNVKEQNYACNKLGSFLRKIHFTNPVEDRVNMNQRNKLQENYDIFYVWNFPQGLGLKVKIGIFSPYIINGQQLHLSEDMLEWARGSTQMLTSVCSADCGPGFRKFGKNGMPACCFDCSPCPENEISNETNVELCVPCPEDQYANTEQNHCIHKALIFLTYKDPLGMALSLMALCFSAFTAVVLLVFVKHHSTPIVKANNRTLTYILLISLIFCFLCPLLFIGHPNSVTCILQQVTFGVAFTVAVSTVLAKTITILLAFRVTAPQRMMKYFLVSGTYIYIIPICTLIQVIVCAVWLGAAPPSVDIDARSEHGHIIIVCNKGSVSAFYCVLGYLACLAFGSFTLAFLSRNLPSTFNEAKSITFSMLVFCSVWVTFLPVYHSTKGKVMVAVEIFSTLASGAGMLICIFVPKCYIILFMPDRNSLQMIRKKSSSHAHLS